The window CCGGTCAGATGAAGCAGTCCCGTGGAGGCACCGCATGCAGGCATGGCAAGTGCACGAGATCGGCGAGCCGAGCGAGGTGATGCGGCTTGAGGACGTGGAGCGGCCCACGCCCGGTGACGGCCAGGTCCTGCTCAAGGTGCGCGCGGCGAACATCAACTTCCCGGACGCCCTGATGTGCCGCGGGCAGTACCAGGTCAGGCCGCCCCTGCCGTTCACGCCGGGCGTGGAGATCTGCGGCGAGACCGAGGACGGACGGCGTGTCATCGCCAACCCGGCGCTGCCCTACGGCGGCTTCGCCGAGTACGCCGTCGCGGATGCCGCCGCTCTCCTGCCCGCGCCCGACGCGCTGGACGACGCCGAGGCGGCCGCGCTGCACATCGGCTACCAGACGGGCTGGTTCGGACTGCACCGGCGGGCTCGTCTGGAGGCAGGGGAGACGCTGCTCGTCCACGCTGCCGCCGGAGGGGTCGGCAGCGCGGCCGTGCAGCTCGGTAAGGCCGCGGGCGCCAAGGTCATCGGCGTCGTGGGCGGCGCCGACAAGGTGGCCGTCGCCCGTGAGCTGGGCTGTGACGTCGTCGTGGACCGGCGTGCCGAGGACGTCGTCGCCGCGGTGAAGGAGGCCACCGGAGGCCGGGGCGCCGACGTGATCTACGACCCGGTCGGTGGCGACGCCTACACGCAGTCCACCAAGGTCGTGGCCTTCGAGGGCCGCATCGTGGTCGTGGGCTTCGCGAGCGGCAGCATCCCGAGCCCGGGCCTCAACCACGCGCTGGTGAAGAACTACTCGATCCTGGGCCTGCACTGGGGCCTCTACAACACCAAGGACCCGAAGCTGGTCCTGCGCTGCCACGAGGAGCTCACCGAGCTGGCCGCCCGGGGCGGGATCAAGCCGCTCGTCAGCGAGCGCGTGCCGCTGGGCGGGGCCGCCGCCGCGGTGCAGCGGGTCGCCGACGGCGTCACCACCGGCCGGGTCGCCGTGGTGCCCTCCCTCGACGAGAACGGAGCCGCCGCATGACCGACGCCGCGAGCAGGAGCGGGGCGATCGACGCCGCCGAACTGCGCCGCCGCACCCAGGAGTTGCTGGCCGCGCATCCGGTCGCAGGCACCGACCGGGTGGACTTCCTCAAGGCCCGCTTCGACGCCGGACTCGCCTGGGTGCACTACCCGCGGGGCCTCGGCGGACTCGGTGCGCCGCGTTCCCTCCAGGCCGTCGTGGACGCCGAGTTGGAGGCCGCGGGCGCGCCCGACAACGACCCGCGGCGCATCGGCATCGGCCTCGGCATGGCCGCGCCGACGATCCTCGGATACGGCACCGAGGAGCAGAAGAGCCGCTTCCTCAGGCCCCTGTGGGTCGGCGAGGAGGTCTGGTGCCAGCTGTTCAGCGAGCCGGGCGCGGGCTCCGACCTGGCGGCGCTCGGCACGCGAGCCGTCCGGGACGGCGAAGACTGGGTGGTCAACGGGCAGAAGGTGTGGACGTCCAGCGCCCACCTCGCCCGCTGGGCCATCCTCATCGCCCGTACCGACCCGGACGCGCCCAAGCACCGCGGCATCACGTACTTCGTCTGCGACATGACCGACCCCGGTGTCGAGGTGCGACCGCTGCGCCAGATCACCGGTGAGGCCGAGTTCAACG is drawn from Streptomyces liliifuscus and contains these coding sequences:
- a CDS encoding acyl-CoA dehydrogenase family protein, producing MTDAASRSGAIDAAELRRRTQELLAAHPVAGTDRVDFLKARFDAGLAWVHYPRGLGGLGAPRSLQAVVDAELEAAGAPDNDPRRIGIGLGMAAPTILGYGTEEQKSRFLRPLWVGEEVWCQLFSEPGAGSDLAALGTRAVRDGEDWVVNGQKVWTSSAHLARWAILIARTDPDAPKHRGITYFVCDMTDPGVEVRPLRQITGEAEFNEVFLTDVRIPDAHRLGEVGDGWRVAQTTLMNERVSIGGMRIPREGGMIGPVSRTWRERPDLRTHDLHQRLLTLWVEAEVARLTGERLRQQLVAGQPGPEGSGMKLAFARLNQEISGLEVELLGEEGLLYEDWTMRRPELVDFTGRDAGYRYLRSKGNSIEGGTSEVLLNIVAERVLGLPSEPRTDKDVAWKDLAR
- a CDS encoding NADPH:quinone oxidoreductase family protein, with the protein product MQAWQVHEIGEPSEVMRLEDVERPTPGDGQVLLKVRAANINFPDALMCRGQYQVRPPLPFTPGVEICGETEDGRRVIANPALPYGGFAEYAVADAAALLPAPDALDDAEAAALHIGYQTGWFGLHRRARLEAGETLLVHAAAGGVGSAAVQLGKAAGAKVIGVVGGADKVAVARELGCDVVVDRRAEDVVAAVKEATGGRGADVIYDPVGGDAYTQSTKVVAFEGRIVVVGFASGSIPSPGLNHALVKNYSILGLHWGLYNTKDPKLVLRCHEELTELAARGGIKPLVSERVPLGGAAAAVQRVADGVTTGRVAVVPSLDENGAAA